The Deltaproteobacteria bacterium genome includes a region encoding these proteins:
- the fusA gene encoding elongation factor G — MNSNEKKVRNIGISAHIDSGKTTLTERILFYTKRIHAIHDVKGKDGVGATMDSMELEKERGITIASAATFCEWLGHEINIIDTPGHVDFTIEVERSLRVLDGAILVLCSVGGVQSQSITVDQQMKRYKVPCIAFINKCDRSGANPERVIAQLRSKLGHNAIALQLPIGLETDFTGVVDLVALKAYYFDGENGERVRIEAVPEAMMAEAKAKREELIDTVSLYSDELTEAILAEEEITVAMILTAVRNGTLARKLTPVLLGSAYKNKGVQPLLDMVNLLLPCPSDVENVALDRDNNEAQVVLASDSDKPLVALAFKLEDGQYGQLTYIRVYQGHLAKGATIINSRTGKKVKIGRLARMHADQMEEIDAIPAGYIGALFGIECASGDTFLSPEVNYTMTSMFVPKPVISLAIVPKDNKSETNMSKALNRFTKEDPTFRSYVDGETNETIIEGMGELHLEVYVERMRREYGAEVTTGNPRVAYRETITQRAEFNYTHKKQTGGSGQYGRVAGYLEPTSEADFVFENKVYGGSIPTQFIAACEKGFRQCLAKGPKLEFPVTGIKVVINDGASHAVDSSDIAFQQAARGGFREGYMKAKPVVQEPIMKVVVETPTEFQGAAMGLLNQRRGMIVGAQDEGVMTVVEAQIPLAEMFGFSTILRSATQGKAQFTMEFDHYRLVPQSIAEKIAEEVAARKKSAA, encoded by the coding sequence ATGAACAGCAATGAGAAAAAAGTCAGGAATATCGGTATCAGCGCCCACATAGATTCGGGTAAAACCACCCTTACGGAGCGCATCCTCTTTTACACCAAGCGCATCCATGCCATTCACGATGTCAAGGGCAAGGATGGCGTCGGCGCCACCATGGATTCCATGGAACTGGAGAAGGAACGTGGCATTACCATTGCTTCGGCGGCCACCTTTTGTGAATGGTTAGGCCATGAAATCAACATCATTGATACACCCGGTCACGTTGACTTCACGATCGAGGTGGAGCGGTCCCTGCGGGTGCTGGACGGAGCGATCCTGGTTTTATGTTCAGTGGGCGGCGTACAATCACAGTCAATTACCGTTGATCAGCAGATGAAGAGGTACAAGGTTCCCTGCATCGCTTTCATCAATAAATGCGACCGCAGCGGGGCCAATCCCGAACGGGTCATCGCGCAGCTCCGGTCCAAGCTGGGGCACAATGCCATTGCTTTGCAGTTGCCGATTGGTCTGGAGACCGACTTTACCGGGGTGGTTGATCTCGTAGCGCTCAAGGCCTATTACTTTGACGGGGAAAACGGTGAGAGGGTTCGCATTGAGGCCGTCCCGGAGGCCATGATGGCCGAGGCAAAGGCCAAAAGAGAAGAATTAATTGACACGGTCTCCCTTTATTCGGATGAACTTACCGAGGCCATCCTGGCGGAGGAAGAAATAACCGTGGCAATGATCCTTACTGCAGTGCGCAACGGGACGCTGGCGCGCAAGCTTACCCCGGTGCTGCTGGGCTCTGCTTACAAGAACAAAGGCGTGCAGCCGCTATTGGATATGGTCAACCTGTTGCTTCCCTGCCCTTCCGATGTGGAGAATGTGGCCTTGGACAGGGACAACAATGAAGCGCAGGTAGTCCTGGCCAGTGACTCCGATAAGCCGCTGGTAGCCCTCGCCTTTAAGCTGGAAGACGGGCAATACGGGCAGCTTACCTACATCCGCGTTTACCAGGGGCACCTGGCTAAAGGCGCCACGATCATCAACTCCCGCACCGGCAAGAAGGTCAAGATCGGCCGCTTAGCGCGGATGCATGCCGATCAGATGGAAGAGATTGATGCCATTCCCGCCGGTTACATCGGCGCTCTTTTTGGCATTGAATGTGCGTCCGGAGATACCTTTCTCTCGCCGGAAGTGAACTATACCATGACCTCCATGTTTGTTCCCAAGCCCGTTATTTCGCTCGCCATTGTTCCCAAGGACAACAAGTCGGAGACCAACATGTCCAAGGCCTTGAACCGGTTTACCAAAGAAGACCCCACGTTTCGCAGTTATGTAGACGGGGAAACGAATGAGACCATCATTGAAGGCATGGGCGAGTTGCATCTGGAGGTTTACGTGGAGCGCATGCGCCGTGAATACGGGGCCGAGGTAACCACCGGCAATCCTCGCGTGGCCTATCGGGAAACCATCACCCAGCGGGCGGAATTTAACTATACGCACAAGAAACAAACCGGCGGTTCCGGCCAGTACGGCCGCGTGGCCGGCTACCTCGAACCTACCTCCGAGGCGGATTTCGTTTTTGAAAATAAGGTTTATGGCGGTTCCATTCCCACCCAGTTTATTGCGGCCTGTGAGAAGGGCTTCCGGCAGTGCCTGGCCAAGGGGCCGAAACTCGAATTTCCCGTGACGGGGATCAAGGTTGTCATTAACGATGGGGCATCGCACGCCGTTGATTCATCCGATATTGCCTTCCAGCAGGCGGCGCGCGGTGGCTTTCGCGAAGGCTACATGAAGGCCAAGCCGGTTGTCCAGGAACCGATCATGAAGGTCGTGGTGGAAACGCCGACGGAGTTCCAGGGCGCTGCCATGGGGCTGTTGAATCAAAGGCGCGGGATGATCGTGGGCGCCCAGGACGAAGGCGTCATGACGGTCGTCGAAGCACAGATTCCTCTGGCGGAAATGTTCGGATTTTCCACCATTTTGAGATCAGCTACGCAGGGTAAGGCCCAGTTTACCATGGAGTTTGATCATTACCGGCTGGTTCCCCAGTCCATTGCGGAAAAGATTGCCGAAGAGGTTGCGGCCCGGAAGAAAAGCGCCGCTTAA